In Hymenobacter volaticus, the genomic window TCGGGCGCATCGGCTACGGCCTTGTAGTAGGCGCGCACAGCGGCGCAATGGTAAGCTCGGTCGAGCGAGGTCGATGGCATCAGGGAACGAGCTACCACCGAGTTGGCGCCGTCGCAGCCGATAATAAGGGCAGCCCGGAGTGGCCGTTGGGTTGCATCGGCGGGCGTGAGCGTGACGCCGTGTTCGTCGGTTTGTAGACGGCGAATGGCATAGCCTTCCAGTACTTCTGTGTTGGTATGTCGGCGCACCAAGGTCAGCAGGGCGTCGTCGAAATGCAGGCGCGGGCTGTTGAAGGCAGGATTATGCCAAGCAATGCGCAGTTCTTCACCGCTCGGCGCTAACAAGCGGCTGTGCGTGGTTGGAGCGTGGTGTGAAGCCAGTAGTGCCTGCAGTTCCGTGACGTAACTGGGGTCGAGGCGCGCGAGGTATTTGAGGGTGGGGCTGGGAATAGCGTCGCCGCAAATTTTGTCGCGCGGAAATTGAGCTTTGTCTACGAGGGCTACGCGCCTGCCACTGGAGCGCAAGGCCAACGCGCAAGCGGTGCCCGCCGGCCCGGCTCCTACAATAACTACGTCGTATTCGTTGGTAACGGGCACAGGCGAAGGTACTACGCCGCCGCAGCTTGTTGCCTGGCGATGGTTGCGAGCAGGCCTGAGCTTTGGTGCGGTATTCTTTTAGTCCGAGAATTAGCCATCAATTGCTTCCTGCAAATACGCACAGAAAGGCTGCATGGCACGGAACACCGTGGGCACGTAGGTATCGAGGTCGAGTTTGCGGGCAGTTGCGTCGGGCACGGAATGACTAACAATAAAGCTTTTGTGCTTTAGCAGCTCGATTTCGGGATGGTCGGCGGGGTAACCAGCAGGTGCCTTTTTCAACTTCTCGCCTTCCACTCCAGCAAAGTACTGGCTGAAATCAGGGGTTTGTAGCAGCTTGTGAAGAGCCGCACTATTGTAGTCGATTTCCTGCCGGATACGGGCTAGCTGCTCTTTGTCGGGCTCATACATTCCGCCCGCCAGCAAAGTTTGTCCGTTGGGGCCTAGCTGCACATAGTAGCCGGGGTTGTTACTTTTCTTGCCACCGCCGGAGAAATACGCGCTGAAATGAGTTTTGTAAGGCCGCTTGTTGCGGGAGAAACGCACGTCGCGGTAGATGCGGAAGATGCACTGCTTGGGCTCCAGGCCAACTAGTGCCGGGTCATGCGCGGCCATCTGCTTCAGCCAGCGCCCTACAGCAGCTTCAAATTCCGGCCGCAGTCGGTCGTAGGTGGCTTTATGCTCCTGAAACCAGTCTCGTTCGTTGTGCTGGGTGAGTTCGGCGAGAAAATCGTAGAGTTGGGGCGTGTTCATGAAAAGTAGTTGGCGGCCGTTAGCAAACGAAAGCTGGACCGCGAGTATAAAGCAAACCACACATACCGGCCGCTTACTGCCGCCTGGTCTTCCGCATTTCCTGCTGCCGCATGGGCATCACGTCAATGGTCGAAAACAGCGAACTTGGCGCTACGGGCTCGGTTTCGCGGCGCTTGGCGCCTCCGTCCTTCCCAATTAGTAACGCTGTAAAACCCGTGGTTGAAACGCGGAGGTTTTCCGTCAGGTACTTCTTGTCAGTGGGCGAAACTTGATTGAGCAACACTTCTTGCACCAGCAGGTCGCGGGCTGCTAGGTCAGCCCGAGCGGGCGCTAGCAACTGGCGTTGGCGCAGCAAGGCGTCGTCGGTGGCCGTGGGCGCGCAAAGTAACAGCACTCGTTTTTGCCAGCGGCTAGCTTTCAGCAACGCGGTTAAGGAGCTTTTAGGCGCAGTGCTTGCCTGCCCTCTCGCTACAGCGGAGCCTAAAACAACGCCCCCAAGTACAAGCAGCCAGCGAAAAGAAGTAAGACGCATGGTGACGTAGAAAAGCCAGTGAAGTAGGTATCTAACGTGCAAACAGGCCCCAGAGGCTGAGGTTTGCTGACAAGCTTCTTGAAGTCTAGCGGACTCTGGAAGTTACCTAAGCGCCGTTATTTTCAACATACCTCGCGTTTTGCTCTAACGACAACACCAATTCCAGCCACTCGAACACTGCCCGGTATGCTGCAGCCCGCACCGCCGGAGCCGACAGAAACAGGTCGTGGATGCCGCCTTCTATGGCCTTCACCGTCACCTTGCTACCGAGCCGCGGACTTAGTTGGCGGATGTGCGCCACGTCGAGCACAATATCGGAACGGTGGAAATCATCGGACCATTTCCGGCCGTAGGCGGTGCGGTCGGAGTGTAGCACCAGTACCGGTATTTGCAGGTCCAGACCGCGCCGGATCTGCCGGTGGCCGAGTCGGATAGCACGCAGCCAGCCTGCATTAATTGTAAATACCCGGTTAGGTTTCCAGGCCAAATCGTAATCCCACTGGCCCCGGTAGGCGCGGTGCAGGCTCTGACCGTAGGTATCGGATAGGCTAGCGGGCAATTTCAAGTCGGGTAGCAAGGCTCCCAAACTAGTTACGAGGGGCACACTCAGCTTTCGGTACCAAGGCTGAAACAAGTCGAAAAACGGGCTATTCAATACCAGCGCCGCCAGTTCGGCCGTTGGGCGGGCCTTGGCATAAAGCGAGATAATCAGCCCACCCGTAGAGTGGCCGCTGAGCACAACAGTCGTACTGCCCTCGGCCCGTATTACGGCGAGGGCCGCGTCGAGGTCATCGTAATACTCGGTTAGGTCCCGGACGTTGTTGGGGCGCTGATGCCGTAAGATAGCCCGGCCATACTTGCGCAAATCGAGGGCGTAGAAGCGGAACCCGTGCGCAGCATACTCGGTGGCCATGTCGCGCTGGAAAAAGTAGTCGTTGAAGCCGTGAACGTAGAGCACTGCGCGCGTGGCGGCCGGCGACTTACGGTAGCGCACCAGCGTAGCCCGTACCGAGCCCTCGTAGTCGGTGGACTGCGGCAGATGGCGCAACTCGAAATTGGGGCCTAGCGGGTCGGGTAAATACGTGTCAGGGTCGGGGTCAAGAGAGGAAGCCATGGTAAAGAATACGGAAATAATTGAAAACAGCTTAGAGCAGATCCGCAATATCCGTTCACGCGACTAGGTGCTTTGTCCAGCTAGAATAGGCTATCACCAACGGCCACTACACCACTTAGTTCGCCTGCCTGGCCTTGCTCTTGGATAGCGTCTAGCAAAATAAGTATTGCGCTGTCTTCACCTTACTGCCAAGATATTAAAACATTAACCCACTCAATTTCAACGGCTAATAATCACAAAACACATTCATATACTTCCACCTATACTAAGAGCTTTCTATTGCCCGTTCGACAAGCAACGGAAGCTGGCCAGCATTTTGCATTGTCTACTGACGAGCTTCATTTACTCTCCTCTTCATGCGACTCCTTGCCCTGCTGGCTGCGGCCTTGCTGCTAACTTTGTGTGCCCGTTCTGCTTCGCCTCTTATGATAGCCGTTGAACCCGATCCGGCGTTTCGCGCCCAACAGCAGCAGTATCCGCGCGTGCGAGACGCTTATGCCCTGCACGAAGCCAACCTTCACGCGTTGCTGCGGCGAAATGGCATTCAAGCAGGACGGCTGGAGCTATACCTGCGGGCGTTCAAGGTGGGCCGACGGCTGGAAGCGTGGGGCCGCGAACAAGGCACTGGCGAGTTTGTGCTGTTGCGAACCTATGCTTTGGCCGGCACTTCGGGCTCGCTCGGCCCCAAACACCAAGCCGGCGACAAGCAAGTACCCGAAGGCTTCTACATGATTAACCGCTTCAACCCGGCCAGCAACTACCACCTGTCGCTGGGCCTCGACTACCCCAATGCCGCCGATCTGCGCCATGCCGCTCCCGACCCCGGCGGCGACATTTTTATTCACGGCTCCAACGTCACGGTTGGTTGCCTGCCCATCACCGATGCTGGAATTCGGGAGCTGTACGTGTTGGCCGTCGAAGCCCGCAGTGCCGGCCAAACTGATATTGCCGTGCACATTTTCCCGTTTGAAATGACTGCCGAAAACCTAGCTCGCCGCGTAGCTAGTCCGCACCTTGGCTTTTGGCAGGGCTTGGTAGCTGGCTACCAGTATTTCGAAGATCACCATCAGCTTCCCACCATGCATGTAGATGCCCACGGCGCGTATGCGGTGGAGTAGAACACGAAGGTGAGATGGTAAGTTGTAGCCTTGACAATTGCTTGCTTAGTACCTTGCCGTCATGCCCGCTTATCTTACCCTCGACGATTTTCCAACTCCTAAGAACCTCCGCGACTCCGCAGTACTGGTGCCTATTTTCGAGGATGCCGCCGGGGAACTCCATGTGGTGATGGTTCGCCGCAGTAGCTATGGCGCTCATGGCGGCGAATTGGCTTTTCCGGGCGGCAAGCACGAGCCCACCGACGCGTCGTTGCTGGCTACGGCCCTGCGGGAAGCGGAAGAAGAAGTTGGGCTGGCACCGGCCAACGTGGAAGTGCTGGCCGCCTTACCCACCGTAGATGTGCCAAGTGGCTTTCGAATCACGCCGTTCCTAGGCAAGATTCGGCGGCCAGAAGTGTGGCAGTGGCAGCAGCGCGAAGTAGAGGAAGTACTAGAAATTCCGCTCCGCCACCTCGCCGACCCTACCCAGCATGTGGAAGAGGTATGGCAACTCCCCCGTTGGCCCGGCCCGCGGCGCGTACCCTTCTACCAAATTGCCGGCGGCTACAAGCTCTGGGGCGCCAGCTACCGCATCATCTCGCCCCTCATCCAGCCGCTACTTGCTGGTGAATATGTGAAATCATAAAGCAGTAATAAACGGTACTGCCAGTCCTACATCTACTTGCCTAAACATCTGATGCGCTGACGTTGCCGAACTAACCGCACCGTCATGCTGAGGCTGTACAAGTGATAACGCTAAGCTAACCGTCAGTGCAATAAGCTAAGGATGTAAGGATGTAACAAAGCCGAAGCACCCCTCATGCTGACGATGACAAACTATATCGGTCATGCTGAGCGCAGCCGAAGCATCTCGCTCGCATCGTTGAGTTAGTACTGCAACCTCAGCACGCGAGATGCTTCGGCTGCGCTCAGCATGACAATAGTATAATAGTATCACAACGTCAGGCGTACAACATCACCACGCGAGATACTTTGGCTTTGTTACATCCTTGACTTGATGCGCCATATACTCAGCGTGACCGTTCTTTAACATTGCACCATAATCTGGCACGAAATTGCGTTACTGTGCCGCTAGTATCTTTCGACTATGAAACGACTTTTTTTCCTGCTTCTCACGCTTGTCCCAGCGGCTGCTTGGGCCCAGGGCGAGCAAAGCCTCTGGTATTTCGGGCAGCAAGCCGGGTTGAGCTTTCCGGTAGGGGGTGGCGCTCCGACGCCGCTGCTCAATAGCAAAATGACTACTTACGAGGGTTCGGCAGTAGCTACGAATGCCCAAGGCCAGCTGCTGTTTTACACCAACGGCGAGAATATCTTCAACCGCCAGCATACCGTCATGCCCAACGGCCGCAACCTGACGGGTTCCAGCGCCAGCACTCAAAGCGCCCTCATCGTGCCCGATCCTGGTAGCGGCAACGTGTTCTACGTGTTTACGGTTGGCGCGCAAGGTGGCAAGGAAGGGCTGCGCTACTCGGTAGTGGACATGACCCGCGACAATGGCCTCGGCGATGTGCCCCGCGCCAACATTCTGCTCATTTCGCCCGTTGCCGAAAAGCTGAGCGCCGTGCGTCACCAAAACGGGCGCGACGTATGGGTGGTAGCGCACCGCTGGAACTCTAATGCCTTCGTGAGCTACCTCGTGACGGCCGATGGCGTGCAGGGCAAACCTATTCTGAGCAATGTGGGCGGCATGCACGCCGGCCCCGGCCGCAATGCCATCGGCGCTATGAAGTTCTCGCCCGATGGCCGTAAAATAGCTGTGGCCGTGTGGCGCGAAGCCAACCGCTACGAGGTGTTCGACTTCGACCGCAACACGGGCTTGGTGAAGAACCCGAAAGTCTTCTCTCCTTACCCAGAAGCCTACGGCATCGAATTCTCGCCTGATGGCACCAAGCTCTATGGTTCCAGCAACGGTGAAGGCGGCGGCCAAGCCCAAATATTCCAGTTCGACTTGAAAACCGGCAAAGCAGCGGTAATCGGCAAATCGGCCAACCGCAAAGTAGGCCAGCTCCAGCGCGCCCCCGACGGTAAAATTTACGTGGCCCGCGAAGACAATCCCTTCCTCGGCCTTATCACCAACCCCAACGGCGACGCTGCCACCGCCAAATACGTGGACGACGGCCTGAAGCTCGGTGGCCGCCGCGGAAAACTCGGCCTCCCCAACTTCATTACCGAGCCAGGGAAGTAAGTGAAGGGAGAAGTTGCCTTTCAGAGCACAAGGCGGCCTGACTAATTGAACCTGCTTGAAAAGAAAAAGCCCTTGCTAATGCTACCATCAGCAAGGGCTTTTTGCGCTACAGTAGCAACAGCAACGCTATTCCAAGATTCTAGACTCTACTGGGTCTTGCCGCCAAATTTGAAGCGCAGAAACCCGGCGGCCACTGATATGTAGGGGTCTTTGTTGGCAAAAAGGCCAGCTATGTCGCGGGTGCTAATGCCGCCTTCGTAAACGCTGGTCGCAACAGTCAAGCCCAGGGGTATGCCAATACCATACCCCGCCCCACCCGATACGCCGCTGCTCAGGCGCAGCCAGCTTACGGGCTTGTAATCGAGGCCTGCACCAACAAAAGGCGACGTGATGTTGCCCGCCACGTTGTTGAGGGGAAGCGTTACGTCGAGGCCCGTTTCAAAGAATTCGCTGATGCGGAAGCCGGCGCCCAGCCGCATTTTGGTTGGCAATTTGGCTTTGCGGTCCTGGCCCGTCTGGTACTGAAACAAACTGTCGGTGCCGGAGGCAAAGATTTCGGCGGCTTCTTTGAAAAAGTCGTAGCTGCCCACGCCGGCCGATTTGAGGCGCTTCAGTTTCTGGTCGTTGGCCGTGAGCAAATTGCCTTCCCAGGTCATGTTGCCCATATCCGTGACGGCCGCGCCCAAGCGCACGATCTTGCCCACTTCCGCCGACAAGCCTAGGTCGAAGCCGTTGCCGTGGCCCACGGGTTGCAAGCCGTTGGTGCGGGTTTCGAAGTTGAAATTTGGGTCGGAGGTTAAGTTGCCGTAGTTGATATCGAACACCGCCGACAGAGAGCTGTAAGCTTGCAAGTCGCCGGGCTTTACGCGCACGTCTATTACGCCAACACCCTGAATATATCGGTAACCCGCCCCGGCCGAGAGTTGGAACAAGGGCAAATCAACGATGCGCTTGCCCCAGGCAATGTTGAACTCGTTGAGCGCCGAAAATTGAAGCTTCGTCCCATCCAGCGCCTCCGACACGAGCGGAATGTTGCTGGCACTAGCCGTGGCGTAAATCGGAGCATCTCTGCCCAAAAACATCAATTCCGCCGCATTTCTATTAAGCTCAACGTGGCCAACAGAGCGTACGCGGTTGCTGATAGCAATTCCCCCCAAAGCGGGTATCTGTACTGCCAGGCCTAGCGTCGTTGCGTCAGCATTCAGGTTGAGGGCGTTGTCGGAAGTGAAGCCGCGGGCTAGCTCTTGTTTTTCGCTTAGCGTCAGCTCGTCGTTGGTGTTGTACACAAACTTGCGCAACTGGTCACGCGTGAGCGACTTCGAGCTTATTCCGGCCCCAAACTCCCCGATGGTAAACGCGAACCGGGCCCCACCTACCCGTCCAAGGTTGGCGGGGTTAATACCAATAGCTTGGTAGTCGGTAGCAAAAGTAGTGGCTACCCCGCCGCGGCCGGTTGCCGTGAAATTGCTTATCTCGTTTTGGGCCTGTACCGAGAGCGTAGTTCCCAGTAGAAGGGCCGCCAGTGTGAAGGAGCGAAGCTTATTCACAGCGACATGCATTTGCGTAAAGTTTGCCATAGCGGAAAAGAACAACCGATTTCTTCAAATGTACTATTATGAGCTAGTTTGCAAGCGTATTACGCTGATCCCATTGTTTTATTCTGCTGAAGCTCCTCTCCGTTTTACGTCTTGATGGCCAAGCGCTTTTCCGTTTCCGAGTACACCGACGGCGTCCTGAGTGGCAACCGCGTCATGCTGAGCCGTGCTATTACGCTGGTGGAGAGCACCTTGCCTTCCGACCAAGCGTTAGCTCAGCAAGTGCTTGATGCCGTGCTGCCCCACGCGGGTCGCTCGGTGCGGGTCGGTATTACGGGCGTGCCGGGGGTAGGCAAAAGCACGTTTATTGAGGCGTTGGGCTTGCACTTAGTGAACACCCAAGGCCACCGGCTGGCCGTATTGGCCGTTGACCCCAGCAGCCAACGCAGCGGCGGCAGCATCCTCGGCGACAAAACCCGTATGAACTTACTGGCCGCACACCCGCAAGCTTTCATTCGCCCTTCGCCGGCCGGGCGGAGCTTGGGCGGCGTTACGCGGGCCACGCGCGAAGCCATGGCCCTCTGCGAAGCGGCAGGCCACGACGTCATCTTTGTGGAAACCGTGGGCGTAGGCCAGAGCGAAACCGCCGTACACAGCATGGTCGATTTTTTCCTGTTGCTGATGCTGGCTGGAGCCGGCGACGAGCTGCAAGGCATCAAGAAGGGCATCATGGAAATGGCCGATGCCGTCACCATCACCAAAGCTGACGGCGACAACGAACTAGCTTCCCGCCGCGCCCGCCGCGAATATCAAAACGCCCTCCACCTCTTCCCGCTGGCCCCCAGCGCCTGGTCGCCCGTGGTTACCACCAGCTCGGCCCTGACGGGTGCGGGGGTGCCCGAAGTGTGGGCTATTGTAGAACGATACGTTCAGCAAACCCAAGCCAGCGGCTACTTCCAGCGCCGTCGGCAGGAGCAAAACCTGCACTGGCTCCACGAAACCATCCGCGAAACCCTGGAAGCCCATTTCTTCGCCCGCCCCGAGGTGCAGCAACATCTGCCCGCCGTGCAACAGCGCGTATTATCCGGTCAGCAATCCGCCTTTGGAGCCGCCGCCGAGTTACTAGGGCTCTAGCGCTACGCGCGTGGCGGGCCTAGTAAGTCCCACTTGTTGCCGTAGAAATCCTGAAACACGGCTACGCTGCCGTAGCTTTCGTAGCGCGGCTCTTCCAGAAACTGCACGCCGCGCGCTTGCATGGCCGCATGATCGGTGTCGAAGTCGGTGGTGTGCAAAAACAGGATTACGCGGCCACCTGCTTGGTTTCCGATGTGTTGGACCTGCTCTTCGGTAGCAGCTTGGGCTAGGAGCAGGTGCGTGGCAGCACCCGCTGGCGCTACTACCACCCACCGTTTCCCGTTGCCTTGGTCGGTGTCTTCTAGCAGTTCAAACTCGAGTACGTTCGTGTAGTAGGCTATAGCTTCGTCGTAATTACGCACGAGCAGCGTCAGGGCTCCGATGTATTGGCTCATAGCGCGCAAAGGTAAATACTGACGCGCTTTGCCCCTCCTACCCCTTCTTTGGCCGCAACGCCAGGTAATCGAGGTAGTACAGCACCTTGATGGACACCGAATTGTTGTGCGGTGTATTGATGGTGTTGCTCAGGTTGTTGAAGTAAAGCGGCGTCGCCTCGTTGCCGGAGCGGTAGTCGTAGTCGGGGTTGTTGGCGTTCTTCCACACCACGCTGATTTGGGAGCCCGGCGCAAACCACCACGAGTACACCGCATCGATGTTGAAGGCATTGTAGGTGTTGTCGCGGTTGCGGCGGTAATCGACCAATTCCTCGTTGCCACCGGGCGTGAGCCGCGCAAAATCCTGATAGAGCACGTTGCTGGTGTAGTGCCGCGTGCGGAATGTAAACGACATGCGGTTAGAGAACGTGTAGGCCATCGACAACACGTTGGAAACCGTAACCACGTTGCGGCGACCCAAAATTACCTGCCCAATGAATTCCTGGTCGAGCGGTTCGCCTTCGTCCATGCCGCCGTTTACGTAGCCAATCTGGTTGAGCTTGTAGTCCCACTCGATGTTGTAGCGGAAGTTGAGCTTGTTGTTGACGCGGTAGCGCGGCGACACGGCCAAGCCGTAGCCCATGCGGCGCGGCCGCGGCAGCCGGTCGTCCTCGGCATAAGTGCGAATGCCGCCGTTTACGTCCCAGGCCAGTTTCTTGCGGTAATCCGTCGACATAAACCCTCCCACGTTGACGCTGCTCGGTACCCGCACATAATACTCGCCGAGCGGGAACACCCGCGGCTCGTAGAAGTCGTTTTTCGTGGGGTCGATGTTCACGTTGAAGCCCGTAGTGATAAAGCTCTTAGTGAACGTGGTTTGCGTGCCGCCCGAAATACTAATGTCTTGGTAGCGCGTGGGCTTGTAGAGCAACGACTGCGTGATTTCGCTCCAGCTGTAGAGGTTGTTTACCTTCCAGAACGGCTTGTACTTGTTGTAATTGAAGTAGATGTTCTGCGAGATGTTGTTGTTACCGAACAGGATGCCCAAGTCGTTGGGGTTGTAGCGGTTGGACTCGATGCCGTGGTTGAAGCCCCACGTGAAAGCTCCACTGATTTTGCCGAAGCCTATTTGGTACTTGTAGCCGTCTTGGTCATCGATTTCCTTTTCCGAACCAAACACCTTGCCCCGGCGGCGCGAGTACACGATGCGGCCATCCAGCGCATACGAGTTCTTTTTGTTGGCAAAGCGAAACAGCCCGCCCGTCACGTTGGCGTCGTAGGTGCTGCCCGCGCGGGTCACGTTGGTGTTGATGAGGCTGACGTAGGAGTTGTTTTTCAAGCTCTGGTCGAGTACCGCAATGCTGTAGTTGCTGAACGGCTGTGTCTTCACCGACCGTTCTTCGCCGGTTTCGGTGTTCCGAATGGTGGCGTACACGTCGTTGCTGAGGGCGTTGAACAACCCCACCCCCAAGCCCTTGCTGGTGCGGCCCGATACTTTGGTGGCATTCAGCAGGCGCGTTTCCGCAGGGTTCTTTACCAACTTTTCATCGGCGCCTATCTTTTCTTCCACATTATAAAACCCAATAGGCGTGGCACCCACTCGGCGCGAGTAGAACAGGTTGCCTTTGTTGAATAGCTCGGTGCCTTCGGTGAAGAACTGGCGGTTTTCGTTGAACTGCACCTCAAACGGCGACAAGTTGAGCACTTGGTTGTCGCTCTGTACCTGCCCGAAGTCGGGGACTAGGGTAGCGTCCAGGGTGAAGCTTTCGTTGATGCCCCATTTGATATCGGCGCCACCATTGAAGCTGGTGGTAGTGCGGCGTGTGCCTTCCGCGTTCAGTGGGTTATGATTTACGTAGCTCGACACGTACGGCGTGAGCGAGAGGCGCAATGGCGGCTTGATGTCGCGCACGCCCTTCAACTCGCCCCACTGGTTCACGAAACCGTCCACAGCGGGCTTTACCTCATTCCAGAAGAAGTCTTGGTTTTCGCGCTTGCGGCGGCGCATAAAATTGAGCCCCCACAGTTGCTCGGCAGTAGCACTGAAACGAATAGCCGAATACGGAATGCGCATTTCCGCCACCCAATCGGTACCTCTGATGGCGGTGCGCGATTCCCACACGGCATTCCAAGCGAAGTCTTCGCCACCAGCCGGCGAGTAACGGCAGTCCATCTGTACGCCACCCGTCGTCACGAAGAAGCCGTAGCCGTTGAGCTTGTCGTGGTAGGTATCGAGGAAGATGGCAATGAAGTCGGTGTTGCCGAAATCGTCGCGGGCGGATAACTCTTGCGGGATAGAATCGGCATTCACATCGTGCATGACGGCTCCGACGTACAGGTTGGCATCGTCGTAGAGGATGCGTACTTCCGTGGGGTGCTTTTCGTGCGGGCCGGGGTTGGGACGGTTCTGAATGAAGTCGGTGGCCGCAGTGGCCTGTTGCCAAACGGCTTCATCGAGCAAGCCATCCAGCTTGATGCTCTCGGTGATGCGCACGGCTTGCAACGCACGCTTGGGCGCTGGCACTTTCGAGTCGGCGGACTCTGTAGCCTTTGTGGCGGCTGACTGCTGTGCAAGCGCGGAACTGGCCAGCAGCGTACTACTTAGCCAAAAAATAAAGACAAAGCAGTGGCGCATCACGACAGAATGGCGAGATATGAGTGTTTCAAACGGAAGATTTTTTAAGCCGGACTACAAGAGCCGGCACCAGGACCCAGAAGCAAAAAAGACGTGTACTCTCCGACCCTAAAAGTGAGTATTACTACTATTTGATGCTATAGATGCAATCGATAGCACGAGCGTTGCCTTGCCTACTTATTTTGTTGTTGAAACCATATACTTAAACACAGACGCCCCCTACACTCCTCATTCGGCAGTTGGTTACAACAATTCCGAATTATTTTTTCGCACAGCACTATTCGCCTAAAATAAAGCCGGCCGCTGTTGCAGCAGCGACCGGCACGGCGACTCACTCACTCACCGTTATGTCAATAGTTGAAGAAGATTTGCTGTTTTTGGAATCCGAAGAATGGCCTAGCAGCTTGCGATACTTATTAGCTAGTAGGTCAGGCTGCTTGGTACCATTCACTGTTAAGCCCTTGTTATTCAGTTGAAGCGAGAAACTCTTCTCGTCCTTATCTAGTAATCCATCTCGCCGTAACTCCTCCCGAATGCGGTCGGAATCAACTTGGGGTGGACGTGGAACCGCTGGAACGCGGGGCACCATGGGGGTGCGTGGTGTGGCAGGCGTGCGCGGCACAGATGGTACCCGGGGCACTGCTGGTGTGCGGGGCACCGGAGGCACTGGCGGGGCCGGCACAGGTGGCATGTCGCTGTAAGCGAAGCTGTTGTTGTTGTTGCTTTGCTGCTGGATATTCATCGAACCCGTGGCGCTCATCTTGCGGCCCGTGCGGTCTTCATACAGCTTCAAGTACTTCTCTCGCATAGCATCCGTCTGCTTGTTGCCGTTGGCCGACATGCTTTTTTGGCTCAGAGAAAAGCTGAAATTGTTGGGGTCCCGAATCAAGCCATCTTTCAGTAGCTCGGTCGTCAGGGCCTTGTGCCAGGCGGCCTGCTCTTTGTCACGCTTGGCTTGCTCCTTATCACGGCGAGCTTGGTCTTGGTCGCGGCGTGCCTGCTCAGCATCACGGTGGGTTTGCTCTTGGTCCCGATGGGCTTGTTCCTTATCACGCTGCGCTTGTTCCTTGTCCCGACGAACTTGGTCTTGGTCTTGCTCGACTTGCGCCATTTCTTCGGTGTGCTCCATACGCAGCTCCTGCAAGTCTTCTTGTAGCTGCTGCCGCTCTAGCAGATTGAGGTTCTGCTTAGATAGTTGCTCTTTTAGCGACTTCTCGGCTGTTTCGAATGACTTTTGCAAGGCCTCGGTGTGCTCACGCAAATCCTGCTCCATCTCCATGTAGGCTCCTGATTCCGTTAGGGCCAGCTTGGACAGTTCTTCGGCATCGGCAGCACTCGGCGCTTTACCTTCTAGGGCAGCAGCTGCCATACGGTTGGAAAGCAAAGTCATGCGGTCTGATTGCACTTGCTGACCTTCCACTTTGGTTTTCGCCGCAGCTTCAGATTTACCGGCTTTCGCAAGCGCGTCGCGGTAAGCGGGCACTTCGGTAGCGGGTAGTTTCTTGCCGTCTACATACACCTCCGAAATAGCTCCACTCTCGTCCTTCACGACCACCGTCAGGCCTTTGATTTCGTTGAGGCGGGCCTTGCCGGATTTGGTGAGCAGCTTAGGATTGGATTGAGCATACACCACCACGGTGTCGTCCAGCGGCTTAGCGTTGCCGGGCTCATAGCCTGCGTCTGGCACCTGGCTTTGCAGTTCAGCGACGCTTTCGGCTTCTGGCGCAGCTTCCACCACAGCGTCTTCGACATTTGTTTCAGGCGAAACAGTTTCGGCAGCTACCGTAGCAGGGCGGCTAAAGGAGGCGGCACTCAAC contains:
- a CDS encoding M56 family metallopeptidase codes for the protein MSLLEQFGSPELIRALGWTLLHSVWQGALVALTAAMLLMLLHRHAAALRYRVAAGALITLLALSGLTFGYYYFAFNTADAPIQLSEAPIVMPTEIGKGVVMTESPIVTVPEGVVTTVDHGMIVEEPSRLQQLLTGVQAYLERNMPFVVVAWLLGMLAMTLRFLGGLAYVQRLRRYRVAALPEQWQTRLDALAARTNLRRPVQILASGLVPGPLVIGWLKPVVLLPISAATGLSGSELEAILAHELAHVMRRDYLFNLLQSVAEILFFYHPAVWFLSGCLRTERENCCDDIATELCGDSLVLAQALASLAALQHAPAGRTPDLAMAAAGQPGSLLSRVRRLVQHRAAAPTFSDGFWAACVVLLSVGVLTVSTVLSLSAASFSRPATVAAETVSPETNVEDAVVEAAPEAESVAELQSQVPDAGYEPGNAKPLDDTVVVYAQSNPKLLTKSGKARLNEIKGLTVVVKDESGAISEVYVDGKKLPATEVPAYRDALAKAGKSEAAAKTKVEGQQVQSDRMTLLSNRMAAAALEGKAPSAADAEELSKLALTESGAYMEMEQDLREHTEALQKSFETAEKSLKEQLSKQNLNLLERQQLQEDLQELRMEHTEEMAQVEQDQDQVRRDKEQAQRDKEQAHRDQEQTHRDAEQARRDQDQARRDKEQAKRDKEQAAWHKALTTELLKDGLIRDPNNFSFSLSQKSMSANGNKQTDAMREKYLKLYEDRTGRKMSATGSMNIQQQSNNNNSFAYSDMPPVPAPPVPPVPRTPAVPRVPSVPRTPATPRTPMVPRVPAVPRPPQVDSDRIREELRRDGLLDKDEKSFSLQLNNKGLTVNGTKQPDLLANKYRKLLGHSSDSKNSKSSSTIDITVSE